CCATTCTTCCCTTGCCAGTTTTCCCGTTACCGTTTACTCTTTTCATGTGACCTCCTTGCTTTCCGTTGTTTTCGTTCAAAAACATGGTAGCAGGTGAGGTCATACCTTCGTTTCAACTAAGTTTAGGACACTTTCCCGAAGCGAGCTTGCCAGAATAAAAGGACGGCACGTCCGAAAGCCGAAAGGGGCGCATGTATAGCCAATCCGGCGGCCACCGGTTTTTTCGCTTAAGTTGCCAACTCTTCCAATTTTTTCCGGTTTCCATCACCCCTCCGGGCATGGTAAACATTACCGTATGAACGAAGCCAGACCGTCCGCCATAATCATCCTGCCGGAGAGGGACAGCCGCCTTGCGCGGGAGTATTCAACGATCCTCGCAAAGGCCGGGTGGGACGTGCGCCTGGGAACCGTGGCGGACAGGCCTGCCGCAGGCTCGTTCATCATTCTCGGCTTTGACGTGGCGGCGGAGAACCCGGCGCTGGCCGCAGCCGTCCCCGCCGACAGGCTGGTGATCGATTTTCATTACTCCAGTGAATACGAGGAGGGTGAAGCCCGTCCGTTCCACCTTCTCGACTATGTCACAGTCATAGTCCACGATCACGAGGCCGAGAGGCTCATCCGCGAAAAACTGCGCTCCATCAACTGCCGCACGGTGATGTTCCCATACGCTCCGGAAGGCTCGCCAGTTGCGCTTAAAGATATTGGCGAGCGGAAAATTTTCACCCCGGACAGGTTCCGGGGGCATCCGTGGCTTGCGGGGCTTTCCGTTGAATTCGTGCCGGAACCGTTTCCGGACACGGTTCCAAAGGGGAGTTTTATCGCCTCGCCGGAATACGACGTTTCGCTGTGGCCCCTTATAGCATGGGGGGCCGGTGGCGGAATGCCCCTTGTATTGCCCGCAGTGACCACCTTCCAGCGCGCCTTTTTCCATGGCGCCCTGTTGTTCGACCCGGCCTCGGAAGAGGACTTTAAAATCAAGGTGGCGGCGATGGCCCGCCCTGATTTTGCCAGGCCGGCGAAAGATAAACTTAAAATCGGCGTCGTGCCGCCGCGTTACGGCAAAAACGCCCCCGGCGGGGCGGAGACGCTGGCCGCCCAGCTTGCCGAGAACCTGGCGGCCAAAGGTCACACAGCGGAGATCCTCACCACCCGCACCGACAGCATGCTGCAATGGAACAACAACCTCCCAGAAGGGGCGGAGAGGGACGGAGCCGTGACGATCCGGCGGTTTGCCGTGGACAACACGGACCAGACCCGTTTTCACCAGATAGGCCACAGGATCAACCGGCGGGAGGAGATAAGCTGGAGCGACGAGGCGGAATGGCTGAGGCTTTCCATACGCTCGCGCGGGATGGAAAATTACATAAAAGAGCACGCGGCCGAATACGACTACCTGTTTTTCATCCCGTACCTTTACGGGACTACGTATTGGGGGAGCCATGTGGCGCCGGAAAAAAGTTTCCTGATTCCCTGCTATCACAAGGAGCCGCCGGCCTTCACCCGGACGCTCCGGCAGAACGCGCAGACGGTGGCGGGGCTGTCGTTTAACACTCTGGCGGAAAAACGGATGGCCGAGTCCGAACTGGGAGTGACCAATCCCGCCTCGTTCGTCATCGGCGCCGGGCTGAACACGGAGGAGAAGGGGGACGCGGCCAGGTTTCGCGCCAAATACGGGACAAACGGCGATTTCCTGTTTTACGTAGGCAGGCTCCAGCGGGAGAAAAACGTGCCGTTGCTGCTGGACCATTACCGGGAATACGTGGAATCGGGCAAACGCTCCTTCGGCCTTGTGTTCGCCGGCAAGGGGGACGTGAAGATAAAGGACGGCGCGTCCGGAGGGATACGCAACATCGGGTTCGTATCCGAGCAGGACAAGATAGACGGGTGCGCCGCCTGTTTCGCACTGGTTCTTCCGTCCACGCAGGAGAGTTTTTCGTTCGTGCTGATGGAGGCGTGGCTTCAGGGGCGCCCCGTGCTGGCCGATTCCCGGTGCAACGTTGCGCGGGAACATATATTCGCATGCGGCGGCGGCCTGTTGTACCAGGGGGCGGAGGAATTCGCGGCGGCTGTCGAAAAACTGCGGGCGAATCCGGAACTCGCAACGGAAATGGGGCGGCGCGGCCGGGAATACGTTCTGGCCAATTTCAAATGGAACGTGATTGTGGACAGGCTCGTGTCCACCCTTTCTTCCGCGGACATCCGCCCGCTGTGGGAGCGGATCGGGGCCGAGGCGCGCGAGAGCATGGAGACATACCGGAAGGCCGCCCGCGCTCCTTTCGCCAGGTGGATAGTGGACACGCAGGAGCGGATCGCCCAGGGGCGCGCCGGCCACGCCG
This is a stretch of genomic DNA from Nitrospinota bacterium. It encodes these proteins:
- a CDS encoding glycosyltransferase family 4 protein; this encodes MNEARPSAIIILPERDSRLAREYSTILAKAGWDVRLGTVADRPAAGSFIILGFDVAAENPALAAAVPADRLVIDFHYSSEYEEGEARPFHLLDYVTVIVHDHEAERLIREKLRSINCRTVMFPYAPEGSPVALKDIGERKIFTPDRFRGHPWLAGLSVEFVPEPFPDTVPKGSFIASPEYDVSLWPLIAWGAGGGMPLVLPAVTTFQRAFFHGALLFDPASEEDFKIKVAAMARPDFARPAKDKLKIGVVPPRYGKNAPGGAETLAAQLAENLAAKGHTAEILTTRTDSMLQWNNNLPEGAERDGAVTIRRFAVDNTDQTRFHQIGHRINRREEISWSDEAEWLRLSIRSRGMENYIKEHAAEYDYLFFIPYLYGTTYWGSHVAPEKSFLIPCYHKEPPAFTRTLRQNAQTVAGLSFNTLAEKRMAESELGVTNPASFVIGAGLNTEEKGDAARFRAKYGTNGDFLFYVGRLQREKNVPLLLDHYREYVESGKRSFGLVFAGKGDVKIKDGASGGIRNIGFVSEQDKIDGCAACFALVLPSTQESFSFVLMEAWLQGRPVLADSRCNVAREHIFACGGGLLYQGAEEFAAAVEKLRANPELATEMGRRGREYVLANFKWNVIVDRLVSTLSSADIRPLWERIGAEARESMETYRKAARAPFARWIVDTQERIAQGRAGHAVPTQDIIANVEERSDIATTYREFSNRAMIGAVLSKLRAAMTRHIQKNYIEILESKQSAFNKEAVRLLKRLYDESRGKRG